The Pseudomonas eucalypticola genome has a window encoding:
- the cobU gene encoding bifunctional adenosylcobinamide kinase/adenosylcobinamide-phosphate guanylyltransferase produces the protein MLQLILGGARSGKSRLAEQRAADSGLAVTYIATSQLLDGEMNARVQLHRERRPAHWALVEEPLELARVLREHASPERCLLVDCLTLWLTNLLMAEDPQRLAAEREALLQCLAGLPGEIIFVSNETGLGVVPLGELTRRYVDEAGWLHQALAERCQRVTLTVAGLPLTLKGTDA, from the coding sequence ATGCTGCAACTGATTCTCGGCGGCGCCCGCTCGGGCAAGAGCCGCCTGGCCGAACAACGGGCTGCCGACAGCGGCCTGGCGGTGACCTACATCGCCACCAGCCAACTATTGGACGGGGAAATGAATGCCCGGGTGCAACTGCACCGCGAGCGCCGCCCGGCCCATTGGGCGCTGGTGGAGGAACCCCTGGAATTGGCGCGGGTGCTGCGCGAGCACGCTAGCCCCGAGCGCTGCCTGTTGGTGGATTGCCTGACCCTGTGGCTGACCAACTTGCTGATGGCTGAAGACCCCCAGCGCCTGGCCGCCGAGCGCGAAGCGCTGCTGCAGTGCCTGGCCGGCCTGCCCGGTGAAATCATCTTTGTCAGCAACGAGACCGGCCTGGGCGTCGTGCCCCTGGGCGAATTGACCCGTCGTTATGTCGACGAGGCCGGCTGGTTGCACCAGGCCCTGGCCGAACGCTGCCAGCGTGTGACGCTGACCGTGGCCGGGCTGCCCCTTACCTTGAAAGGAACCGACGCATGA
- a CDS encoding DUF962 domain-containing protein → MNTIQQFDRFSDFYPYYLAEHSNSTCRRLHFVGTSLVIALVAWIVGSGSWGLLIALPIAGYGFAWAGHFFFEKNRPATFRYPLYSLAGDFVMYRDMLVGKVGF, encoded by the coding sequence GTGAACACTATCCAGCAGTTCGATCGTTTCAGTGATTTCTATCCCTACTACCTTGCCGAGCACAGTAATAGCACCTGCCGGCGTCTGCATTTCGTCGGCACCAGCCTGGTCATTGCCCTGGTGGCGTGGATCGTGGGCAGCGGCAGCTGGGGATTGCTCATTGCCCTCCCCATCGCCGGCTACGGTTTTGCGTGGGCCGGGCATTTCTTTTTCGAGAAAAACCGCCCGGCCACGTTTCGCTACCCGCTGTACAGCCTGGCCGGGGACTTCGTCATGTACCGGGACATGCTGGTGGGCAAGGTGGGGTTCTGA
- the bluB gene encoding 5,6-dimethylbenzimidazole synthase: MNDNAYTPAERAAVYRAIGERRDMRHFAGGTIAPELLTRLLHAAHQAPSVGLMQPWRFIRISQRELRGQIQDVVEAERLRTAEALGERSDEFMKLKVEGINDCAEVLVAALMDGRERHIFGRRTLPEMDLASLSCAIQNLWLAARAEGLGMGWVSLFDPQALAALLGLPAGAKPMAVLCLGPVTEFYPSPMLVMEGWAEEKPLSEMLYENHWGVKP, translated from the coding sequence ATGAATGACAACGCCTACACCCCCGCCGAGCGCGCGGCGGTCTACCGAGCCATCGGTGAACGCCGCGACATGCGCCATTTCGCCGGCGGTACCATTGCCCCCGAACTGCTGACCCGCCTGCTGCACGCGGCACACCAGGCCCCCAGTGTCGGCCTGATGCAGCCCTGGCGCTTTATCCGTATCAGCCAGCGTGAGCTGCGCGGCCAGATCCAGGACGTGGTGGAGGCCGAGCGGCTGCGCACCGCCGAGGCATTGGGCGAACGCTCCGATGAGTTCATGAAGCTCAAGGTCGAAGGGATCAACGACTGCGCCGAAGTGCTGGTGGCGGCGTTGATGGACGGCCGCGAGCGGCACATCTTCGGCCGCCGCACGCTGCCGGAGATGGACCTGGCGTCGTTGTCCTGCGCCATCCAGAACCTGTGGCTGGCGGCCCGTGCCGAGGGGCTCGGCATGGGCTGGGTGTCGCTGTTCGACCCACAGGCACTGGCCGCGCTGCTGGGCCTGCCCGCAGGCGCCAAGCCCATGGCGGTGCTGTGCCTGGGGCCGGTCACCGAGTTCTACCCGTCGCCCATGCTGGTGATGGAAGGCTGGGCCGAGGAAAAACCCCTGAGCGAGATGCTCTACGAAAACCATTGGGGAGTGAAACCATGA
- the cobD gene encoding threonine-phosphate decarboxylase CobD, whose translation MLEHGGGLRKAALHYGIPEPQWLDLSTGLAPWPWAIPVIPERAWARLPETDDGLEAAACAYYGVNQVLPVPGSQCAIQLLPRLRRGGKIGVLSPCYAEHAEAWRRAGHLVREVSESEVDFFLDSLDVLVVVNPNNPTGRLLPAERLLDWHARLAQRGGWLVVDEAFVDVTPEASLAAHVERPGLIVLRSFGKFFGLAGVRLGFVLAQARFLQLLGEQVGPWAVSGPTRILGQACLSDTAGHQQRIERSRLAGVRLANLLGRHDLAPHGGCALFQWLVTDKAEILKDFLALRGILVRLFVATSSVRLGLPAEEADWVRLEQGLRAFNEAYS comes from the coding sequence ATGCTTGAGCATGGCGGCGGGCTGCGCAAGGCAGCACTGCACTACGGTATTCCCGAGCCCCAGTGGCTGGACCTGTCCACGGGCCTGGCGCCGTGGCCCTGGGCGATCCCGGTGATTCCCGAGCGTGCCTGGGCGCGCCTGCCGGAAACCGACGACGGCCTGGAAGCGGCTGCCTGTGCCTATTACGGCGTGAACCAGGTGCTGCCGGTACCGGGCTCCCAGTGTGCCATCCAGTTGCTGCCCCGCCTGCGCCGTGGCGGCAAGATCGGCGTGCTGTCGCCGTGCTATGCCGAACACGCCGAGGCCTGGCGCCGTGCCGGCCACTTGGTGCGCGAAGTCAGCGAGAGCGAAGTGGACTTCTTCCTCGACAGCCTCGATGTACTGGTGGTGGTCAACCCCAACAACCCCACCGGCCGCCTGTTGCCGGCCGAGCGCCTGCTGGACTGGCATGCACGCCTGGCCCAGCGCGGAGGCTGGCTGGTGGTGGACGAAGCCTTCGTCGACGTCACGCCCGAGGCCAGCCTGGCGGCCCATGTGGAGCGCCCCGGGCTGATCGTGTTGCGCTCTTTCGGCAAATTCTTCGGCCTGGCCGGGGTGCGCCTGGGCTTCGTCCTGGCCCAGGCCAGGTTCCTGCAACTGCTGGGCGAGCAGGTGGGGCCCTGGGCGGTCAGTGGTCCCACGCGCATCCTTGGCCAGGCTTGCCTGAGCGATACCGCCGGGCACCAGCAGCGCATCGAGCGCAGCCGCCTGGCCGGCGTGCGCCTGGCCAACCTGCTGGGGCGCCATGACCTGGCGCCCCACGGTGGTTGCGCGCTGTTCCAGTGGCTGGTCACCGACAAGGCCGAGATACTCAAGGACTTCCTGGCCCTGCGTGGCATCCTGGTTCGTCTCTTCGTGGCCACTAGCAGCGTGCGTTTAGGCCTGCCGGCCGAGGAAGCCGACTGGGTGCGGCTGGAACAAGGCCTGCGGGCATTCAACGAGGCGTATTCATGA
- a CDS encoding cobyric acid synthase, with protein sequence MTTLMVQGTTSDAGKSTLVTALCRWLTRQGVAVVPFKPQNMALNSAVTADGGEIGRAQAVQAQASYLPPHTDMNPVLLKPNSDTGAQVIIHGRAVTTMNAVAYHDYKAIAMQAVLASHQRLAGQYDVVMVEGAGSPAEINLRAGDIANMGFAEKVDCPVLLIADINRGGVFAHLVGTLELLSPSEQARVQGFIINRFRGDLALLQPGLDWLEARTGKPVIGVLPYVLDLHLEAEDGLDRRQADKAAQVLKVIVPVLPRISNHTDFDPLRLHPQVDLQFIGPGDNIPPADLIILPGSKSVRSDLAYLRAQGWDGAIARHLRYGGKLLGICGGLQMLGQQVHDPLGLEGAAGSSAGLGLLEFETTLESEKQLRNVRGRLSLEDADVAGYEIHAGVTRGPALGQPLVHLEDGRSDGAISDDGQVMGTYLHGLFEYPASSSALLRWAGLENVQDVDYHALREVDIERLADLVENHLDTQRLRALCGLQASTASCCN encoded by the coding sequence ATGACAACCCTGATGGTGCAGGGCACCACCTCCGACGCCGGCAAGAGCACCCTGGTGACGGCCCTGTGCCGCTGGCTGACCCGCCAGGGCGTGGCCGTGGTGCCATTCAAACCGCAGAACATGGCGCTCAACAGTGCCGTGACCGCCGATGGTGGCGAGATCGGCCGCGCCCAGGCCGTGCAGGCCCAGGCGTCCTACCTGCCACCGCATACCGACATGAACCCGGTGCTGCTCAAGCCCAACAGCGACACCGGCGCCCAGGTGATCATCCATGGCCGCGCGGTCACTACCATGAACGCCGTGGCGTACCACGACTACAAGGCCATCGCCATGCAGGCGGTGCTGGCTTCCCACCAGCGCCTGGCCGGGCAATACGACGTGGTCATGGTGGAAGGCGCCGGTTCGCCGGCCGAGATCAACCTGCGGGCGGGCGACATTGCCAACATGGGCTTCGCCGAGAAGGTCGACTGCCCGGTGCTGCTGATCGCCGACATCAACCGCGGCGGGGTATTCGCCCATCTGGTCGGTACCCTGGAGTTGCTGTCGCCCAGCGAACAGGCGCGGGTGCAGGGCTTCATCATCAACCGGTTCCGCGGTGACCTGGCGTTGCTGCAACCCGGCCTGGACTGGCTGGAGGCGCGCACCGGCAAGCCGGTGATCGGCGTGCTGCCCTACGTGCTCGACCTGCACCTGGAGGCCGAGGACGGCCTGGACCGCCGCCAGGCCGACAAGGCCGCCCAGGTGCTGAAAGTGATCGTGCCGGTGCTGCCGCGCATCAGCAACCACACCGATTTCGACCCGTTGCGCCTGCACCCCCAGGTCGACCTGCAGTTCATCGGCCCTGGCGACAATATTCCACCGGCAGACCTGATCATCCTGCCCGGCTCCAAGAGCGTGCGCAGTGACCTGGCTTACCTGCGCGCCCAGGGCTGGGACGGCGCCATCGCTCGCCACCTGCGCTACGGCGGCAAGCTGCTGGGCATTTGCGGTGGCCTGCAGATGCTCGGCCAGCAGGTGCATGACCCGCTTGGCCTGGAAGGCGCGGCCGGGTCCAGCGCTGGGCTCGGCTTGCTGGAGTTTGAAACCACGCTGGAAAGCGAGAAGCAACTGCGCAACGTGCGCGGGCGCCTGAGCCTGGAAGATGCCGACGTGGCAGGCTATGAAATTCATGCCGGGGTCACCCGCGGCCCGGCCCTGGGCCAGCCACTGGTGCACCTGGAGGATGGCCGCAGCGACGGTGCCATCAGTGACGACGGCCAGGTGATGGGCACCTACCTGCACGGCCTGTTCGAATACCCGGCCTCCAGCAGCGCACTGCTGCGCTGGGCCGGTCTTGAGAATGTGCAGGACGTGGACTACCACGCCCTGCGCGAAGTGGACATCGAGCGCCTGGCCGACCTGGTGGAAAACCACCTGGACACCCAGCGCCTGCGCGCCTTGTGCGGCCTGCAAGCGAGTACAGCCTCATGCTGCAACTGA
- the cobC gene encoding alpha-ribazole phosphatase family protein, with the protein MSLTLDLLRHGETELGGGLRGSLDDALTARGWQQMQDAVAARGPWDRIISSPLQRCRLFAEALAASRQLPLTLEPGLQELHFGDWEGRSAAELMQTDERGLGLFWSNPYGFTPPNGEPVLDFSTRVLGAVARLHQAWPGQRLLVVSHGGVMRLLLARARGLPREQLLSVEAGNGSLFTLTRLADGQLHEGA; encoded by the coding sequence ATGAGCCTGACGCTGGACCTGCTGCGCCATGGCGAAACCGAGCTGGGCGGCGGCCTGCGCGGCAGCCTCGACGACGCCCTGACCGCCCGCGGCTGGCAGCAGATGCAGGATGCCGTGGCCGCGCGCGGGCCGTGGGACCGCATCATCAGTTCGCCGCTGCAGCGCTGCCGGCTGTTTGCCGAAGCGCTGGCGGCCAGCCGGCAACTGCCCCTGACCCTGGAACCCGGTCTGCAGGAACTGCACTTCGGTGACTGGGAAGGGCGCAGCGCCGCCGAGCTGATGCAGACCGACGAGCGCGGCCTGGGCTTGTTCTGGTCCAATCCCTACGGTTTCACACCGCCCAACGGTGAACCCGTGCTGGATTTCAGTACGCGGGTGCTGGGTGCGGTAGCGCGGCTGCATCAGGCCTGGCCCGGCCAGCGCCTGCTGGTGGTGAGCCACGGCGGCGTCATGCGCCTGCTGCTGGCCCGCGCCCGGGGCCTGCCGCGGGAACAACTGCTGTCGGTGGAGGCGGGCAATGGCAGCCTGTTTACCCTGACGCGCCTGGCCGATGGCCAACTGCACGAAGGGGCCTGA
- a CDS encoding DMT family transporter — protein MTPRTALGALHIGALFFGLAGVFGKLANASAVVIVMGRAAFAVLALATFARLARQGWQPLGRGDRGRLLAAGVLLTGHWVTFFIAVKVAGVAVATLGFASFPAFTVLLEGLVFRERIHLREVMLVLLVSVGLILVTPAFDLASQATTGLLWAMLSGLTFAVLSLVNRASGNRVPPVQAALCQNAVVAVCLAPLAVPQLATLGAMDWLWIGLLGVFCTGLAHSLFVASLAVIKARTAAVVFALEPVYGIAFAWVFFSETPTARMLAGGVLIFAAIVLSSRAPSPTEPS, from the coding sequence ATGACGCCCCGTACTGCCCTTGGCGCCCTGCATATCGGCGCGTTGTTCTTCGGCCTGGCCGGCGTATTCGGCAAGCTGGCCAACGCCAGCGCCGTGGTCATCGTGATGGGCCGAGCGGCCTTCGCAGTATTGGCCCTGGCGACGTTCGCCCGGCTAGCGCGGCAGGGCTGGCAACCACTGGGACGCGGTGACCGGGGGCGGCTGCTGGCGGCCGGAGTGCTGTTGACTGGCCACTGGGTGACATTCTTTATCGCCGTGAAGGTCGCTGGGGTGGCGGTGGCGACCCTGGGTTTCGCCAGCTTCCCGGCATTCACCGTGCTGCTGGAAGGCCTGGTGTTTCGTGAGCGTATCCACCTCAGGGAGGTCATGCTGGTGCTGCTGGTCAGCGTCGGCCTGATCCTGGTGACGCCCGCGTTCGATCTCGCCAGCCAGGCCACCACTGGGCTGTTGTGGGCCATGCTCTCAGGGCTGACATTCGCGGTGCTGTCGCTGGTGAACCGCGCCAGTGGCAACCGTGTTCCGCCGGTTCAGGCGGCGTTGTGCCAGAACGCGGTGGTGGCGGTGTGTCTGGCGCCCCTGGCCGTACCGCAATTGGCCACCTTGGGCGCCATGGACTGGCTATGGATCGGCCTGCTGGGGGTATTCTGCACCGGCCTGGCCCACAGCCTCTTCGTCGCCAGCCTGGCGGTGATCAAGGCGCGCACCGCGGCGGTGGTGTTCGCCCTGGAACCGGTCTACGGCATTGCCTTTGCCTGGGTGTTCTTCAGCGAAACGCCAACGGCGCGCATGCTGGCCGGCGGCGTATTGATCTTCGCGGCAATCGTACTGTCCAGTAGGGCACCCAGCCCTACAGAGCCCAGCTGA
- the cbiB gene encoding adenosylcobinamide-phosphate synthase CbiB, with translation MSVALITVAGVALDALLGEPKRRHPLVAFGRLADRLERRFNSGGRGWRSHGVTAWFLAVIPLTLAATLLSWLPYIGTLVEILALYCALGLRSLGEHVEPVAQALRSDDLATARTRVGYLVSRQTRELDATAVARAATESVLENGSDAVFAALFWFAVAGAPGVVLYRLSNTLDAMWGYRNERFERFGWAAARIDDVLNYVPARLVALTYALLGKTRLALRCWRQQAPKWDSPNAGPVMAAGAGALGVELGGPAIYHGELHERATLGEGPAADASSIDRGWQLVQRGVWLWLLILCVGGQFYA, from the coding sequence ATGAGTGTGGCCCTGATCACCGTCGCCGGCGTGGCGCTGGACGCCTTGCTCGGCGAACCCAAGCGCCGCCACCCGCTGGTGGCGTTCGGGCGCCTGGCCGACCGCCTGGAGCGCCGTTTCAACAGCGGTGGCCGCGGCTGGCGCAGCCATGGTGTGACGGCCTGGTTCCTGGCGGTCATCCCGCTGACCCTGGCGGCGACGCTGCTGTCCTGGCTGCCTTATATTGGCACCCTGGTGGAAATACTCGCGCTGTACTGCGCTTTGGGCCTGCGCAGCCTGGGTGAACACGTCGAGCCGGTGGCCCAGGCCCTGCGCAGCGACGACCTGGCCACCGCACGTACCCGTGTCGGCTACCTGGTCAGCCGCCAGACCCGTGAACTGGACGCCACCGCGGTGGCCCGCGCCGCCACCGAGTCGGTTCTGGAAAACGGCAGCGACGCGGTGTTCGCCGCGCTGTTCTGGTTCGCCGTGGCCGGCGCGCCGGGGGTGGTGCTGTACCGCCTGAGCAACACCCTGGACGCCATGTGGGGCTACCGCAACGAGCGCTTCGAGCGTTTTGGCTGGGCAGCGGCGCGCATCGACGACGTCCTCAACTATGTGCCTGCACGGTTGGTGGCCCTGACCTATGCCTTGCTGGGCAAGACCCGCCTGGCCCTGCGCTGCTGGCGGCAGCAAGCGCCGAAGTGGGACAGCCCCAACGCTGGCCCGGTCATGGCCGCCGGCGCCGGTGCCCTGGGCGTCGAGTTGGGCGGCCCGGCCATTTACCACGGCGAACTGCATGAGCGCGCGACCCTGGGCGAAGGTCCGGCCGCCGATGCTTCGTCCATCGACCGTGGCTGGCAACTGGTGCAGCGCGGCGTGTGGCTGTGGCTGCTGATTCTGTGTGTCGGGGGGCAATTCTATGCTTGA
- a CDS encoding adenosylcobinamide-GDP ribazoletransferase, with protein sequence MLPFWIALQFLSSLPVRLAGMPPPQAMGRSLLCYPLVGLLFGGLLWALNLVLAGTPALLHGALLLAAWVLLSGGLHLDGLADSADAWLGGFGDRARTLEIMKDPRSGPIAVVTLVLVLLLKFCALLAVVDSGHTQVLLIAPLLGRASLLGLFLTTPYVRAGGLGQALADHLPRAAGWGVLWVSVAACLLLAGFKGLAMAAVAVLIGAGLRRQMCRRLGGTTGDTAGALLELLEMAVLVSWAL encoded by the coding sequence ATGTTGCCATTCTGGATCGCCCTGCAGTTCCTCAGCAGCCTGCCGGTACGCCTGGCAGGCATGCCGCCGCCCCAGGCCATGGGCCGCTCGCTGCTGTGCTACCCACTGGTCGGCCTGCTGTTCGGGGGGCTGTTGTGGGCGCTGAACCTGGTGCTGGCCGGAACGCCAGCGTTGCTGCATGGGGCTTTGTTGTTGGCCGCGTGGGTGCTGCTCAGTGGTGGCCTGCACCTGGACGGCCTGGCCGATAGCGCTGATGCGTGGTTGGGAGGCTTCGGTGATCGTGCCCGGACGTTGGAGATCATGAAGGATCCGCGCAGCGGCCCGATCGCCGTGGTGACGCTGGTGCTGGTGTTGTTGCTCAAATTCTGCGCCCTGCTGGCGGTGGTCGACAGTGGCCATACCCAGGTGTTGTTGATCGCGCCGCTGCTGGGGCGGGCGTCGCTTTTGGGCCTTTTTCTCACTACCCCTTACGTGCGCGCGGGCGGCTTGGGCCAGGCGTTGGCCGATCACTTGCCGCGGGCCGCTGGGTGGGGCGTGCTGTGGGTGAGTGTTGCCGCCTGCTTGCTGTTGGCGGGTTTCAAGGGCTTGGCCATGGCCGCGGTGGCGGTGCTGATCGGTGCCGGGTTGCGCCGGCAGATGTGTCGGCGCCTGGGGGGCACGACCGGTGACACCGCCGGGGCGCTGCTGGAACTGCTGGAAATGGCTGTTCTGGTCAGCTGGGCTCTGTAG
- a CDS encoding cobyrinate a,c-diamide synthase, with protein MTQPRHCPAVLIAAPASGQGKTTVTAALARLHRNQGRKVRVFKCGPDFLDPMILERASGAPVYQLDLWMVGADESRRLLWEAAAEADLILIEGVMGLFDGTPSSADLARHFGVPVLGVIDGTAMAQTFGALALGLARYQPDLPFAGVLANRVGTLRHAQLLEGSLTEGLRWYGALSRETGIELPSRHLGLVQASELNDLDLRLDAAAAALADSCEVALPPPVAFAAPTPVPCEPLLAGVRIAVARDEAFAFTYGASLDLLQAMGAQLSFFSPLHDGRLPACDSLYLPGGYPELHHPTLAANTSMLSDIREHHAAGKPLLAECGGMLYLLDALTDVDGVRADLLGLLPGEAVMQKRLAALALQAVELPEGILRGHTYHHSLTRTELAPIARGLSPNGGRGAEAVYRLGRLTASYVHFYFPSNPAAIAALFRPTGAMPA; from the coding sequence ATGACCCAGCCGCGTCATTGCCCGGCGGTACTGATCGCCGCGCCGGCGTCGGGCCAGGGCAAGACCACCGTCACCGCCGCCCTGGCACGCCTGCACCGCAACCAGGGCCGCAAGGTGCGGGTATTCAAGTGCGGGCCGGATTTCCTCGACCCCATGATCCTGGAGCGCGCCAGCGGCGCCCCGGTGTACCAGCTCGACCTGTGGATGGTGGGGGCCGACGAGAGCCGTCGGCTGTTGTGGGAGGCGGCGGCCGAGGCCGATCTGATCCTGATCGAAGGGGTGATGGGGCTGTTCGATGGCACCCCGTCCAGCGCCGACCTGGCGCGCCATTTCGGCGTGCCGGTGTTGGGCGTGATCGACGGCACCGCCATGGCCCAGACCTTCGGCGCCCTGGCCCTGGGCCTGGCACGCTACCAGCCCGACCTGCCATTCGCCGGGGTGTTGGCCAACCGCGTCGGCACCCTGCGCCACGCGCAGTTGCTCGAAGGCAGCCTGACCGAAGGCCTGCGCTGGTACGGCGCCTTGTCGCGGGAAACCGGTATCGAACTGCCCAGCCGCCACCTGGGCTTGGTGCAAGCCAGCGAGCTTAACGACCTGGACCTGCGCCTGGACGCTGCCGCCGCGGCCCTGGCCGATAGCTGCGAGGTGGCGCTGCCGCCACCGGTGGCCTTCGCCGCGCCGACCCCGGTGCCTTGCGAGCCGCTGCTGGCGGGTGTGCGCATTGCCGTGGCCCGTGACGAAGCCTTTGCCTTCACCTACGGCGCCAGCCTGGACCTGCTGCAGGCCATGGGCGCACAGTTGAGTTTCTTCTCGCCCCTTCACGATGGGCGCTTGCCCGCGTGTGACAGCCTCTACCTGCCGGGTGGCTACCCGGAACTGCACCACCCGACACTGGCGGCCAATACCTCGATGCTGAGCGATATCCGTGAGCACCACGCCGCGGGCAAACCGCTGCTGGCCGAATGTGGCGGCATGCTGTACCTGCTCGACGCCCTCACCGATGTCGACGGCGTGCGTGCCGACCTGCTCGGCCTGCTGCCCGGCGAAGCGGTGATGCAAAAGCGCCTGGCGGCCCTGGCCCTGCAAGCGGTGGAACTGCCGGAGGGCATCCTGCGTGGCCACACTTACCACCATTCGCTGACCCGCACCGAACTGGCGCCCATCGCCCGTGGCCTGAGCCCGAACGGCGGTCGTGGCGCCGAAGCGGTCTACCGCCTGGGGCGCCTGACGGCTTCCTACGTGCACTTCTATTTTCCTTCGAACCCGGCGGCCATCGCTGCCCTGTTCCGCCCCACAGGGGCCATGCCTGCCTGA
- a CDS encoding UDP-2,3-diacylglucosamine diphosphatase — MTSAQFPKSSGKQRVRTLWISDVHLGTRDCQAEHLSRFLKAYHADRIYLVGDIIDGWKMRSGMYWPQAHTNVIRRLLTMAKRGTEVIYVTGNHDEFLRRYSKLMLGNIQLVDQAEHLTADGRRLLVIHGDQFDVITRYHRWLAFLGDSAYEFTLTLNRWLNHWRARYGYGYWSLSAYLKHKVKTAVSFISDFEQAIAHECVKRGFHGVVCGHIHHAEIRQVGEVEYLNCGDWVESCTALIEHWDGQIELYRLAEAQARAQAQAQPSVA, encoded by the coding sequence ATGACCAGCGCCCAGTTTCCCAAGTCCAGCGGCAAGCAGCGTGTTCGCACATTGTGGATCTCTGATGTACACCTGGGCACCCGCGACTGCCAGGCCGAGCACCTGTCGCGTTTTCTCAAGGCGTACCACGCCGACCGCATTTACTTGGTGGGCGATATCATCGACGGCTGGAAAATGCGCAGTGGCATGTATTGGCCCCAGGCGCACACCAATGTGATCCGGCGCCTGCTGACCATGGCCAAGCGCGGCACGGAAGTGATCTACGTCACGGGGAATCACGACGAGTTCCTGCGCCGCTATTCGAAACTGATGCTGGGCAATATCCAGTTGGTCGACCAGGCCGAACACCTGACCGCCGATGGTCGCCGGCTGCTGGTCATCCATGGCGACCAGTTCGATGTCATCACCCGTTACCACCGGTGGCTGGCATTCCTGGGGGACTCGGCCTATGAATTCACGCTGACCTTGAACCGCTGGCTCAACCATTGGCGGGCGCGCTATGGCTACGGGTACTGGTCGCTGTCGGCGTACCTCAAGCACAAGGTCAAGACCGCAGTCAGTTTCATCAGCGACTTCGAGCAGGCCATTGCCCACGAGTGCGTGAAGCGTGGTTTCCACGGCGTGGTGTGCGGGCACATCCACCATGCCGAGATCCGTCAGGTGGGCGAGGTGGAGTACCTCAATTGCGGGGACTGGGTAGAGTCCTGCACGGCGCTGATCGAACACTGGGACGGCCAGATCGAACTCTACCGCCTGGCCGAGGCCCAGGCGCGTGCGCAAGCTCAGGCTCAACCCTCCGTGGCGTGA
- the cobT gene encoding nicotinate-nucleotide--dimethylbenzimidazole phosphoribosyltransferase, protein MSNAWWLQPCQPIDTLTLKQARERQRQLTKPAGSLGPLEDVAVQLAGLQQRLKPALDKVWISIFAGDHGIVAEGVSPYPQEVTWQMLLNFVNGGAAISVLARQLNAQLEVVDLGTASSVDNLPGVRHERVGPGTRNFAVEPAMTREQGEQALQVGRDSVQRALAAGTELFIGGEMGIGNTSSAAALACALLGCPITDLAGPGTGLDAAGVSHKAQVIQRALDTHAGLPSAPLERLFCFGGFEVVALVGAYLACAQAGIAVLVDGYICTVAALVAVRLNPSCRPWLLFGHRGAEPGHRHVLAALDAQPLLDLGLRLGEASGAALAVPLLRLACDLHGQMATFAEAAVADRSE, encoded by the coding sequence ATGAGCAATGCCTGGTGGCTGCAACCTTGCCAGCCCATCGATACCCTGACGCTGAAACAGGCCCGGGAGCGTCAGCGCCAGCTGACCAAGCCAGCCGGTTCCCTGGGCCCGCTGGAAGACGTGGCCGTGCAACTGGCGGGCCTGCAGCAGCGCCTGAAGCCGGCGCTGGACAAGGTCTGGATCAGTATCTTCGCCGGTGACCACGGCATTGTCGCCGAAGGGGTGTCGCCATACCCACAGGAAGTCACCTGGCAAATGCTGCTCAACTTCGTCAACGGCGGCGCAGCCATCAGCGTCCTCGCCCGCCAGTTGAACGCGCAGCTTGAAGTGGTCGACCTGGGCACCGCCTCCTCGGTGGACAACCTGCCTGGCGTGCGTCATGAACGCGTGGGCCCCGGCACCCGCAACTTCGCCGTGGAGCCGGCCATGACCCGCGAGCAGGGCGAACAGGCGCTGCAAGTCGGCCGTGACAGCGTGCAGCGCGCCCTGGCCGCAGGCACCGAGCTGTTCATCGGTGGCGAAATGGGCATTGGCAACACCAGCTCGGCGGCCGCCTTGGCCTGCGCCTTGCTCGGCTGCCCCATCACCGACCTGGCCGGCCCGGGGACTGGCCTGGATGCCGCAGGCGTCAGCCACAAGGCCCAGGTTATCCAGCGCGCGCTGGACACCCATGCCGGTCTGCCCAGCGCGCCGCTGGAGCGCCTGTTCTGCTTCGGCGGTTTCGAGGTGGTGGCCTTGGTGGGCGCCTACCTGGCATGCGCCCAGGCTGGCATCGCCGTGCTGGTGGACGGATACATCTGCACCGTCGCGGCGCTGGTGGCCGTGCGCCTGAACCCTTCGTGCCGGCCGTGGCTGCTGTTCGGCCACCGGGGCGCCGAGCCGGGCCACCGTCACGTGCTCGCCGCCCTGGACGCCCAGCCGTTGCTGGACCTGGGCCTGCGCCTGGGCGAGGCCAGCGGCGCCGCCCTGGCCGTGCCGTTGCTGCGCCTGGCCTGCGACCTGCACGGGCAGATGGCGACCTTCGCCGAAGCCGCGGTGGCGGACCGCAGCGAATGA